From the Pontibaca methylaminivorans genome, the window CCTGCACGACGCCGGATCCGTCGGGGCAGGTCGTGGCGCAGGTGATCCGGTCGATCAACACGCTGCGCCTGCAGGCCGGGCTCGTGCAGCTCCGGCCTTCTGCCGCACTGGCCCGGGCGGCGCAGGATCACGCCTGCGACCTGGCGGCACAGGGCCGGATTTCGCATGTCGGCAGCAACGGGAGCCGCCTTGCCGACCGGCTGGCCCGCACCGGGCAGGGCTTTGGAAGCGCGCGGGAAAACGTCGCGCAGGGGCCGCCCGGTCATGATGTCGTCGCGTCATGGATGGGGTCGCGGGGACATCGGGCCAATCTTCTGGCAGGAGATCTGCGCGAGATCGGGCTCGGCGCGGCGCTTGGTGCGAACGGGCATGTCTTCTGGGTGATGACCGCCACCGGCCCCTGAGCCGGCGCGGACACGGGCGGAGTCCGCCCCTTGCCGATCTGCTCGTAAACTCTTTGCGTGCGATAACAAATCCGTTACGCTCCTCCACCAGCGGCCGGCCGGCCATGCGAAACGGGGTGCGCCGGACCATTTGCGGACCGGTCGCGCTGCAGGTGCAAACAAGTGTAAAAGGTGTGTTCCATGGAACATCTGCATAATGCGGTCAGCTGGCTGAACGATCTGGTCTGGGGCATTCCCATGATCGTCCTGATCCTGGGAACCGGCTTTTACCTGCAGGTGCGGCTGAAGTTCATGCCGCTCGCCAAGATCATCTACGGCTTCCGGATGATCTGGCTCAGCCGCAAGCCCGGCGCCGAGGCCGAGGGGCAGATCACCCCTTTCGCGGCGCTGATGACCGCGCTGTCGGGGACCATCGGCACCGGGAACATCGCCGGTGTGGCGACCGCGATCACCTTTGGCGGGCCGGGAGCGCTGTTCTGGATGTGGGCCACCGCCTTCGTCGGCATGGCAACCAAATATGCCGAGGTCGTGGTCGCTGTGAAATACCGCGAGGTGGACGACCGGGGCGAACATTCGGGCGGGCCGATGTTCGCGATCCGGAACGGACTGGCGCGGCGCTGGCACTGGCTGGGCTTTGTCTTCGCGCTGTTCGGCGGGCTTGCCGGGTTCGGCATCGGCAACATGGTGCAGGCCAACAGCATTTCGGAGGCGATGGGCAAGGCCTTTTCCATGCCTCCCTGGGCCACCGGCGTGATCCTGACCCTTCTGGTCGGGCTCGTGGTTCTCGGCGGGATCAAGCGCATCGGCGCGGTCGCCGAAAAGGTCGTGCCGACAATGGCGATCTTCTACATCCTTTGCGTCCTGGTGATTCTCGTCCTCTTTGCGGATCGGGTGCCGGGCGCCTTCGCGACCATCTTTTCCGATGCCTTTACCGGCACCGCCGCCGCCGGCGGTTTTCTTGGCTCGACCGTGCTGATGGCGATCCAGCGCGGCGTGGCCCGGGGCATCTTTTCCAACGAGGCGGGGCTTGGCACCGCGGGCATCGCCCAGGCGGCCGGTTCGACCTCGGACCCGGTGTTTTCCGGCGTGGTCGGGATGATGGGCACCTTCATCGACACGATCATCGTCTGCACCATGACCGGGCTTGCGATCATGGTGACCGGGGTCTGGGTCGATGGCGAGACCGGTGCCGCGCTGACCTCGACCGCGTTCGAGACCGCCCTGCCCGGCTTCGGCAGCTATCTGCTGGCCTTTGCGCTGGCGCTGTTTGCCTTTACCACGATCCTTGGCTGGGCCTATTACAGCGAGAAATGCTGGGAGTTCCTCTTCGGCACCGTTTCGACAATGCCGTTCCGCGTCGTGTTCACGATCATCGTGTTCTTCGGCGCGACCCAGAGCCTCGATTTCGCCTGGCTGGTTGCGGATACGCTGAACGCGCTGATGGCGATCCCGAACCTGATCTCGCTGCTGCTGCTCAGCCCGCTGGTCGTGAAGCTTACCAACGAATATTTCGCCAATCCCCCGCATCGGTGAACCGGGCGCCATGACTCGGGCGCCTGTCCCGGGCAACCTGTCCCGGGCGGCCCTGTCTCTTGCACCCGCCGTGAAAATTGTGTTCCATAGTATACATTGCAGTGACGCCGCCCCGGCCGTGCAGGACTCCCATGCGACAGCACGCCGCCAGCCGGACCGGTCGCCACGAGGAGCAGGCCCGAAGCAGGAGAATCGCGATGCCAGGCACGTCCCGAGCCCGCCCGCTGGATGAGGCGCCAGGTCCCGCCTGGAGCCACCACGACACCGTCTGGATGCTGAGCCTGTTCGGAACCGCCGTCGGCGCCGGCATCCTGTTCCTGCCGATCAATGCCGGGCTCGGCGGGTTCTGGCCGCTGGTCGCCATGGCGCTGCTGATCGGGCCCATGACCTATTATTCGCATCGCGGGCTGTCGCGTTTCGTCTGTTCCGGCAGCAGGCCGGAAACTGACATCACCGAGGTCGTCACCGAACATTTCGGCCCCGCCGGCGGGCAGATCATCACCATTCTCTATTTCCTGGCGATCTATCCGATCGTGCTGATCTATGGGGTCGGCATCACCAATACGGCCGGCAGCTTTCTGGTCAATCAGCTTGGCATGGCCCCGCTGCCGCGATGGCTCCTGTCGGGGGTGCTGATCGCGGGGATGATGCTGGTCATGATCGCCGGCGAAAAGGCGATGCTGGTGGTGACGCAATGGCTGGTCTATCCGCTGGTGGCGATCCTGATCTTCCTGTCGCTTTACCTGATCCCCGAATGGAACCTCGCGGCGGTGCGCGAGACCACGCCGGTTTCCGAGGCCCTGCCGGTGATCTGGCTGACGCTGCCGGTGCTGATCTTTTCCTTCAATCATTCGCCGGCGATCTCGCAGTTCTCGGTGGCGCTGCAGCGCGAATATGGTGCCGCCGCGCCGCAGAAGGCCGGGCAGATCCTGCGCTACACCGCTGTGATGCTGGTCGGATTCGTGATGCTGTTCGTGTTTTCCTGCGTGCTCGCGCTCTCGCCCGAGCAACTGGCCGAGGCCAAGCAGCAGAACCTGCCGATCCTGTCCTATCTGGCCAATGTCCACGCCAGCCCCTTCATCAGCTATTTCGGGCCGCTGATCGCCTTCACGGCCATCGTCTCGTCCTTTTTCGGGCATTATCTGGGCACCGCCGAGGGGCTCAAGGGCATCCTGCGCGGCTTTCTGGTCAGTGACCGCTTTGCCGCCACGCGACGGATGGATTACCTGATCGCGGGCTTCGTGTTCTTCACCACCTGGGGCGTCGCGATCCTGAATCCGTCGATCCTCGGCATGATCGAGACGCTGGCCGGCCCGGTGATCGCGGCGATCCTTTATCTGATGCCCATGTATGCGATCCACAAGGTACCGGCGCTCGCCCCCTATCGCGGTGCGGTGTCGAATGCCTTTGTGACGGTGGCGGGGATTGTCGTCATCAGCGCGATCTTCTACGCGCTGGTCTAGCGCAACTCGCGCGCGGCCGCGCCGCAGTCCGCGTTCCCGCAAGGAGCCACCGAACCACCATGCGAGCCACCCTGATCGAGCGCCCGCAAAAGCGCCCCGGAAATCCCCGGTTTTCCTCGGGTCCCTGCGCCAAGCGGCCGGGGTTTCGGCTCGACGGTCTTCGGGGCGCGCCGCTCGGGCGCAGCCATCGCTCCGACATCGGGCGCGAGAAGTTGCGCACCGCACTTGATCAGAGCCGTGAAATTCTTGGCATTCCCGACAGCCACCGCATCGCCATCCTGCCCGGATCCGACACCGGCGCGTTCGAGGCGGCCATGTGGAACCTGCTCGGTCCGCGTCCGCTCGAGGTGCTGGTCTGGGACGAATTCGGCGCGCGCTGGGCCGAGGATGCGGCGCAGCAGCTTGGCCTTGAACCCGAAATCCGGCGCGTTCCCTATGGTGACATCGTCGATCTCGCCGCCGTGAACTGGGATCGCGACGTCTGCTTCACCTGGAACGGGACTGCCTCGGGGGTGCGGATACCGGAAAGTGCGGAAATCCCGGCCGGGCGCGGGGGGCTTGTGCTTTGCGATGCGACGAGCGCGGCCTTCGCCATGGACCTGCCGTGGGAGCGGCTCGATGCGGTGACGTTCTCCTGGCAGAAGGTGCTGGGTGGCGAAGCGGCGCACGGGATGCTGGTTCTTTCGCCCCGCGCGGTTGCGCGGCTGGAAAGCCACCGCCCGCGCTGGCCGGTGCCGCGGCTGTTCCGCCTTACCCGCGACGGGCACCTGATCGACGGCATCTTTCGCGACGAGACCATCAACACGCCCTCCATGCTTTGTGTCGAGGATTACCTGCAGGCGCTGTGCTGGGCGCGCGAGATCGGCGGCCTGCCGGCGCTGGTCGCCCGGGCGGAGGGGAACGCCCGCACGGTCTGGGAATTCTGCGAAAGCCGCGACTGGATCGAGAACCTTGCCCGCGATTCCGCGACGCGTTCGACCACCAGCGTCTGCCTGCGCCTTGTCGATGCCCGGATCCGCGATTCGCGCGCTTTCGTGCAGAATCTGACCGCCCGGCTCGAATCCGAAGGAGTGGCCTTTGATATCGGCGCCTATCGCCATGCCCCGCCGGGGTTGCGCATCTGGTGCGGGGCGACGGTGGAAAAAGCCGATGTCGAGGCGCTTCTGCCCTGGATCGAATGGGCCTATGAAAGCGAAATCGCCGCGCTCAGGTGACCTGGGCGATCCCGAACCCCGCGGCCGCCCCGATCAGCAGCGCAAGCATTGTCGCCAGAACCAGCAGCGGCCAGCGCCGCCGTCGCCGCACCGGCGGGGGAGGCGGGCCGGCCTCGCGCATCAGCGCCGCCTCGACCATCCCCGGCAGGCGCGGACCGAATCGCGCCATGACGCGGGCGGTGCGGGCAAGATCGTTCATCAGCGCACGCGGGCCGATGGATTTCTTGATGTAATCCTCGACGACGGGGCGCGCCACATGCCAGATGTTCATGTTCGGATTGAGCGAGCGCGCCACGCCCTCGACCACCACCATGGTGCGCTGCAGCAGGATAAGTTCGGTTCGGGTCTGCATGCCGAACCGTTCCGTTACCTCGAACAGATAGGCCAGCAGCCGCCCCATCGAGATGCGCGAGGCATCGCGCCCGAAGATCGGCTCTCCCACCGCGCGGAGCGCCCGGGCGAATTCATCCACGTCGCGGTCCGGCGGCACGTAACCGGCGGCGAAATGCACTTCGGCGACCCGGTGATAGTCGCGGCGGATGAAACCATACAGGATCTCGGCATAGACCCGGCGGGTATATTCGTCGATATGCCCCATGATGCCGAAGTCATAGGCGATGATGTCCCCGTTCGGCGCGACCTTGAGATTGCCCTGATGCATGTCCGCGTGAAAATAGCCGTCGCGCAGCGCATGTTGCAAAAACAGCCGCAGCACGCGTTCCGACAGGGCCACGCGGTCATGGCCGGCGGCGTCGATCGCGGCATTGTCGCCAAGCGGCACGCCCTCGGCCCAGCCGAGCGTCATCACCCGGCGCGACGACAGGCTCCAGACGATCTCGGGCACGGCGAACCCCGGGTCATCCGCCGTATTCGCGGCAAATTCCGAGGCAGCCGCGCTTTCCAGCCGCAGGTCGAGTTCGCCCTGCACCACCCCGTCAAAATGGGCGATCACGTCCATCGGCCGCAGCCGCCGCGCGCCGGGCGCAAGCCGTTCGATCATCTGCGCCGCAAGGTAAAACGCATCAATATCCTTGCGGAACGCCCTTTCGATCCCCGGGCGCAGCACCTTGACCGCGACCTCCTGCCCGGTGGCGGCAAGGCGCGCATGGTGAACCTGGGCGATCGAGGCGGCCGCGATCGGTTCGCTGAACTCGGAAAACATCGTCGCGAGCGGCTGGCCAAGCTCTTTCTCGACCTCGGCCCGGGCAATCTCAAGCGGGAAGGGCGGCAACTGGTCCTGCAGCACCCGCAGCTGCGTGGCCAGGCTGTCGCCGACCACATCGGGCCGGGTGGAAAGAACCTGCCCGAACTTGATATAGGCCGGGCCCAGCGCCGTGATCGCGCGGGTCGCCGGCGGCATGGCGGGGTCGCCCCTGTAGCCAAGCCACCTGAAGGGCTTGCCCAGCGCATGGGCGACGAAGCGCAGCGGTTTCGGCGCATCGAAAGCGTCGAGCACCACGTTCATCGCACCGCTGCGCTCAAGCGTCGCGCCGGTGCGGATCAGGCGCCAGATGTTGTGAGGCCCGCGCATCTCAGATCTTCCAGCCGGAATGCAGCGCCGCTATGCCGAGACTGAGATTGCGATAGGATGCGTTTTCGAATCCGGCGCTTCGGATCATGGCCAGGAACGTCTCCTGATCCGGGAAGCGGCGGATCGATTCGACCAGATACTGGTAGCTGTCGCGGTCCTGGGCGATCACCTGCCCCATGCGCGGAATCACGTTGAAGCTGTAGAGATCGTAAAGCCGTTGCAGCGCCCGGTTCGGGATCTGCGAGAATTCGAGCACCATGAGCCGCCCGCCCGGGCGCAGCACGCGGAACGCCTCGGCCAGCGCATCCTCGGGGCGGGTCACGTTGCGGATGCCGAAGCTGATCGTGTAGACATCGAAACTGTTGTCGGCAAAGGGCAGCGCCATGGCATCGCCCGTCAGCCAGTCGAGGCTGTCGGCCATCTGCGCCGCCTCGGCGCGCTTGCGTCCCTCGACCAGCATCGATTCGGTCAGGTCGACCACCGTCACATGGCCCGATCCGGCGCGTTTCAGGAAGCGGAAGGCGATGTCGCCGGTGCCGCCCGCCACGTCCAGCAGGCGCTGCCCCGGCCGCGGCGCGAGCCAGTCCATCATCGCGTCCTTCCACAGGCGGTGGATGCCGCCGCTCATGACGTCGTTCATCACGTCATAGCGCGACGCGACCGAGGTGAAGACGCCGCGCACGCGCCCGGCCTTTTCGCTTTCTGGAACGGTCTGATAGCCGAAATGCGTGGCCTTGTCGTCGTGTTCGGGCATCCGGGGATCCTGTCGCCTGGCGGTGTCGTCCCTGTTATAGAGTGCCTGCGGCTGCGCACAATGCGCCCCCTTCGCCACAGGAGCCCCCATGCCCGAACTGCCCGAGGTCGAAACCGTTCGCCGCGGCCTTGCGCCTGCCATGGTCGGACAGGTGATCGAAAGCGCCGAGATCCGCCGCCCCGACCTGCGCTGGCCGTTCCCGCCCCGCATGGCCGAACGCCTTGCCGGGCAGCGGGTGGACAACCTGCGGCGGCGGTCGAAATACCTGCTTGCGGATCTTTCGGGCGGGGAAACGCTGCTTGTCCATCTGGGAATGAGCGGGCGGATGACGGTTGCGGGGCTTGCGCCCGGCACCTTCCACCACGGGCAGGGCGGCGCGCCGAAACACGATCATGTCGTGTTCCATATGGAAAGCGGTGCGCGCATCACCTTCAACGACCCGCGCCGTTTCGGCATGATGGATCTGGTCGCGCGTGAAGAACTTGAGGCGCATCGCCTGCTCGCCGGGCTCGGGCCGGAGCCGCTCGGCAACGGGTTTCACGCGGATTACCTTGCCGCCGCGCTGCGGGGGCGGCGCAGCTCCATCAAGGCGATGCTGCTCGATCAGCGCATCGTTGCGGGGCTTGGCAACATATATGTCTGCGAGGCGCTGTTCCGGGCCGGCATCTCGCCCGTGCGGCAGGCGGGGCGGATTTCAGCGCTGCGCATCGGGGCGCTTGTCCCGGCGATCCGCGAGGTGCTGGAACAGGCGATCGCGGCCGGCGGGTCGAGCCTGCGCGACTTTCGCCAGGCCGACGGGGCGCTTGGTTACTTCCAGCACAGTTTCGACGTCTACGGCCGCGAGGGACAGCCCTGCCCGCACCCGGATTGCGGCGCTGCCATCCGGCGGCAGGTGCAGGGCGGGCGATCAACCTTCTACTGCCCGGCCTGCCAGCGTTGACGCCTGCCGCGCCGCCGGTCCCGGGCGCGCGAGAGAGCTTGAAGATGAGGGCCCGCGTGCTAAGGACTCTCGGCTGAGG encodes:
- a CDS encoding CAP domain-containing protein, encoding MNSIRAVFAALLVASLLPAPAAAAPCTTPDPSGQVVAQVIRSINTLRLQAGLVQLRPSAALARAAQDHACDLAAQGRISHVGSNGSRLADRLARTGQGFGSARENVAQGPPGHDVVASWMGSRGHRANLLAGDLREIGLGAALGANGHVFWVMTATGP
- a CDS encoding alanine/glycine:cation symporter family protein encodes the protein MEHLHNAVSWLNDLVWGIPMIVLILGTGFYLQVRLKFMPLAKIIYGFRMIWLSRKPGAEAEGQITPFAALMTALSGTIGTGNIAGVATAITFGGPGALFWMWATAFVGMATKYAEVVVAVKYREVDDRGEHSGGPMFAIRNGLARRWHWLGFVFALFGGLAGFGIGNMVQANSISEAMGKAFSMPPWATGVILTLLVGLVVLGGIKRIGAVAEKVVPTMAIFYILCVLVILVLFADRVPGAFATIFSDAFTGTAAAGGFLGSTVLMAIQRGVARGIFSNEAGLGTAGIAQAAGSTSDPVFSGVVGMMGTFIDTIIVCTMTGLAIMVTGVWVDGETGAALTSTAFETALPGFGSYLLAFALALFAFTTILGWAYYSEKCWEFLFGTVSTMPFRVVFTIIVFFGATQSLDFAWLVADTLNALMAIPNLISLLLLSPLVVKLTNEYFANPPHR
- a CDS encoding SLC5/6 family protein: MPGTSRARPLDEAPGPAWSHHDTVWMLSLFGTAVGAGILFLPINAGLGGFWPLVAMALLIGPMTYYSHRGLSRFVCSGSRPETDITEVVTEHFGPAGGQIITILYFLAIYPIVLIYGVGITNTAGSFLVNQLGMAPLPRWLLSGVLIAGMMLVMIAGEKAMLVVTQWLVYPLVAILIFLSLYLIPEWNLAAVRETTPVSEALPVIWLTLPVLIFSFNHSPAISQFSVALQREYGAAAPQKAGQILRYTAVMLVGFVMLFVFSCVLALSPEQLAEAKQQNLPILSYLANVHASPFISYFGPLIAFTAIVSSFFGHYLGTAEGLKGILRGFLVSDRFAATRRMDYLIAGFVFFTTWGVAILNPSILGMIETLAGPVIAAILYLMPMYAIHKVPALAPYRGAVSNAFVTVAGIVVISAIFYALV
- a CDS encoding phosphoserine transaminase; amino-acid sequence: MRATLIERPQKRPGNPRFSSGPCAKRPGFRLDGLRGAPLGRSHRSDIGREKLRTALDQSREILGIPDSHRIAILPGSDTGAFEAAMWNLLGPRPLEVLVWDEFGARWAEDAAQQLGLEPEIRRVPYGDIVDLAAVNWDRDVCFTWNGTASGVRIPESAEIPAGRGGLVLCDATSAAFAMDLPWERLDAVTFSWQKVLGGEAAHGMLVLSPRAVARLESHRPRWPVPRLFRLTRDGHLIDGIFRDETINTPSMLCVEDYLQALCWAREIGGLPALVARAEGNARTVWEFCESRDWIENLARDSATRSTTSVCLRLVDARIRDSRAFVQNLTARLESEGVAFDIGAYRHAPPGLRIWCGATVEKADVEALLPWIEWAYESEIAALR
- the ubiB gene encoding 2-polyprenylphenol 6-hydroxylase, yielding MRGPHNIWRLIRTGATLERSGAMNVVLDAFDAPKPLRFVAHALGKPFRWLGYRGDPAMPPATRAITALGPAYIKFGQVLSTRPDVVGDSLATQLRVLQDQLPPFPLEIARAEVEKELGQPLATMFSEFSEPIAAASIAQVHHARLAATGQEVAVKVLRPGIERAFRKDIDAFYLAAQMIERLAPGARRLRPMDVIAHFDGVVQGELDLRLESAAASEFAANTADDPGFAVPEIVWSLSSRRVMTLGWAEGVPLGDNAAIDAAGHDRVALSERVLRLFLQHALRDGYFHADMHQGNLKVAPNGDIIAYDFGIMGHIDEYTRRVYAEILYGFIRRDYHRVAEVHFAAGYVPPDRDVDEFARALRAVGEPIFGRDASRISMGRLLAYLFEVTERFGMQTRTELILLQRTMVVVEGVARSLNPNMNIWHVARPVVEDYIKKSIGPRALMNDLARTARVMARFGPRLPGMVEAALMREAGPPPPPVRRRRRWPLLVLATMLALLIGAAAGFGIAQVT
- the ubiE gene encoding bifunctional demethylmenaquinone methyltransferase/2-methoxy-6-polyprenyl-1,4-benzoquinol methylase UbiE, which encodes MPEHDDKATHFGYQTVPESEKAGRVRGVFTSVASRYDVMNDVMSGGIHRLWKDAMMDWLAPRPGQRLLDVAGGTGDIAFRFLKRAGSGHVTVVDLTESMLVEGRKRAEAAQMADSLDWLTGDAMALPFADNSFDVYTISFGIRNVTRPEDALAEAFRVLRPGGRLMVLEFSQIPNRALQRLYDLYSFNVIPRMGQVIAQDRDSYQYLVESIRRFPDQETFLAMIRSAGFENASYRNLSLGIAALHSGWKI
- the mutM gene encoding bifunctional DNA-formamidopyrimidine glycosylase/DNA-(apurinic or apyrimidinic site) lyase — translated: MPELPEVETVRRGLAPAMVGQVIESAEIRRPDLRWPFPPRMAERLAGQRVDNLRRRSKYLLADLSGGETLLVHLGMSGRMTVAGLAPGTFHHGQGGAPKHDHVVFHMESGARITFNDPRRFGMMDLVAREELEAHRLLAGLGPEPLGNGFHADYLAAALRGRRSSIKAMLLDQRIVAGLGNIYVCEALFRAGISPVRQAGRISALRIGALVPAIREVLEQAIAAGGSSLRDFRQADGALGYFQHSFDVYGREGQPCPHPDCGAAIRRQVQGGRSTFYCPACQR